One Brachyhypopomus gauderio isolate BG-103 chromosome 15, BGAUD_0.2, whole genome shotgun sequence genomic region harbors:
- the nkx6.2 gene encoding homeobox protein Nkx-6.2 has translation MLAVGQMDANRQSAFVLGSTPLAALHNMTEMKTSLFPYTLQNPTGFKAPSLTNLNSQIPLGTPHGISDILGRPITTAGQLLSSFPRINGLATSGMYFNPAAVSRYPKPLTELPGRAPIFWPGVMQTSPWRDPRVPCPAQANLMLDKDGKKKHSRPTFSGQQIFALEKTFEQTKYLAGPERARLAYSLGMTESQVKVWFQNRRTKWRKKHAAEMATAKKKHDSETEKMKESSDNEDDDEYNKPLDPNSDDEKITRLLKKHKATNLALISPCSNSSDTL, from the exons ATGTTAGCTGTTGGGCAAATGGATGCTAACAGGCAGAGTGCATTCGTCCTGGGCAGTACACCGCTGGCAGCGTTACACAACATGACCGAGATGAAGACCTCCCTGTTCCCATACACTCTGCAGAATCCCACGGGGTTCAAGGCGCCTTCTCTCACCAATCTGAACTCACAGATTCCATTGGGAACGCCACATGGAATTAGCGATATCCTAGGAAGACCCATCACTACGGCCGGACAACTGCTCTCAAGCTTCCCACGGATAAACGGCTTGGCGACCTCCGGGATGTACTTTAACCCCGCGGCGGTGTCTCGGTACCCAAAGCCGCTGACTGAGCTCCCAGGGCGCGCGCCCATATTCTGGCCCGGGGTGATGCAGACTTCACCTTGGAGGGACCCGCGCGTCCCCTGTCCTG CACAAGCAAATTTAATGTTGGACAAAGATGGAAAGAAGAAACACTCCAGACCAACTTTTTCAGGACAACAGATTTTTGCTCTGGAAAAAACCTTTGAACAGACCAAATACCTCGCCGGTCCAGAAAGAGCACGGCTCGCGTACTCCTTGGGAATGACCGAGAGCCAAGTCAAG GTATGGTTTCAAAACAGAAGGACCAAGTGGCGAAAGAAGCACGCAGCGGAAATGGCAACTGCCAAAAAGAAACACGACTCTGAAACggagaagatgaaggagagCTCGGACAATGAGGACGACGACGAATACAACAAACCACTGGATCCAAACTCGGACGATGAGAAAATCACAAGACTGCTAAAAAAGCACAAGGCGACGAATCTAGCCCTCATCAGCCCGTGCAGCAACAGTTCGGACACCTTGTGA